A genomic window from Hemitrygon akajei unplaced genomic scaffold, sHemAka1.3 Scf000068, whole genome shotgun sequence includes:
- the LOC140722044 gene encoding NACHT, LRR and PYD domains-containing protein 12-like isoform X2 has product MDTLRAQTETLRVNTVLMREKVKVFQLVVRYAELIVISAVRDRRLVEHELLARGRDHERWREKHLHGEMEKIRTDQLFQSSFSRSKSKSGRSAAVAGVAGIGKTTMVQKIVYDWATGKIFQQFQFVFSFKFRDLNSINCRTNLRELILDQYPYFGNFLRDVWKNPQGLLFIFDGLDEFKHRIYFADSWRDTEPKHQCPDPECWCAVSDIVYSLIQGKLLPGCSVLLTARPTALHLLEKADIRVWAEILGFAGEQWKEYFMKHFEDQTVAAAVFKHVKENEILYAMSYNPSYCWILALALGPFFTQRDRDPQRIPRTITQLYSYYIYSILKNHSREIENPRDVLLRVGQMAFRGVSDKKTVFTDGDLIKYDLQPSQFLSGFLMELLGREDSAQSVVYTFPHLTIQEFVAAVAQFLTLHPEDILKFLTEVHNTTDGRFEVFLRFVAGLSSPVTARGLEEFLGPFPHETTCRVIDWVKEEVKRQSENTTSEAGKRRLLNTFHYLFESQNRELAQTALGSVEELSFSGMTLIPVDCAVLSHVVRLCDTIKRLDLSYCHILCEGIQRLGPWLHKFQSWAE; this is encoded by the exons atggatactctgcgggcacaaactgaaacactgagagtcaACACggtcctgatgagggagaaggtgaaggttttccagctggttgttCGATATGCTGAGCTCATCGTCATTTCTGCTGTTCGAGATCGGCGACTGGTTGAACATGAGCTActagcaagaggcagagaccacgagcgttggagagagaaacatctccaTGGAGAGatggaaaaaatccggactgatcagttattccagagcagcttttcccgaagtaaatccaaatctgggagatcagcagcagtggctggagtcgcggggattgggaaaacaacaatggtacaaaagattgtttatgactgggccacggggaaaatattccaacaattccagtttgtctttagtttcaaattccgggatttaaactccattaactgcagaacaaacctgagggaactgattctggatcagtatccttactttgggaatttccTGAGAGATGTCTGGAAGAACCCACAGGGATTGTTGTtcatattcgatggtttggatgaattcaaacacagaatCTATTTTGCAGACAGTTGGAGAGATACAGAACctaagcaccagtgcccagatcccgagtgctGGTGTGCAGTgtcggacattgtgtacagtttaatccagggcaagctgctcccagggtgttcagtgctgttgaccgcccgccccactgcgttacatttattggaaaaggcagatATCAGGGTCTGGGCAGAAATCCTGGGATTTGCTGGTGAGCaatggaaggaatatttcatgaagcattttgaagatcagacggtggcagcagctgttttcaaacacgtgaaggagaacgaaatCCTGTAcgccatgagctacaacccctcctactgctggatcctcgctcttgCACTGGGTcctttcttcacacaaagagacaGGGACCCACAGAGAATTCCCaggaccatcacccaactgtattcctactatatttacagcatcctgaaaaaccacagccgtgagattgagaacccccgtgatgtgttactcagggttggtcagatggccttcagaggagtgtccgataAGAAaactgtgtttacagatggagatttgatcaagtacgatctgcagccttcccagttcctgtctgggttcctgatggagcttttggggagagaggattctgcccagagcgtggtgtacacattcccacacctcaccatccaagagtttgtagctgcagtcgcacagttcctgactctacatcccgaggatatcctgaaattcctcactgaagtccaTAACACGAccgatgggcgatttgaggtatttctccgttttgttgctggtctctcctccccagtgacagctcggggcctggaggagtttctgggtccatttcctcatgaaacaacctgtcgggtgattgactgggtgaaggaggaggttaaacgccagagtgaaAACACGacgagtgaagctggtaaaaggaggctcctgaacacatttcactacctgtttgagtctcagaatcgtgaaCTGGCTCAgaccgcactgggatctgtggaagaactttcattcagtggaatgacactgatcccggttgactgcgcggtcctgtctcatgttgtcagactctgtgatacaataaaacgtCTCGACCTGTCGTACTGCCACATTttgtgtgaaggaatccagcggctgggaccctgGCTGCACAAGTTCCAG TCTTGGGCggaatga
- the LOC140722044 gene encoding NACHT, LRR and PYD domains-containing protein 12-like isoform X1, translating into MDTLRAQTETLRVNTVLMREKVKVFQLVVRYAELIVISAVRDRRLVEHELLARGRDHERWREKHLHGEMEKIRTDQLFQSSFSRSKSKSGRSAAVAGVAGIGKTTMVQKIVYDWATGKIFQQFQFVFSFKFRDLNSINCRTNLRELILDQYPYFGNFLRDVWKNPQGLLFIFDGLDEFKHRIYFADSWRDTEPKHQCPDPECWCAVSDIVYSLIQGKLLPGCSVLLTARPTALHLLEKADIRVWAEILGFAGEQWKEYFMKHFEDQTVAAAVFKHVKENEILYAMSYNPSYCWILALALGPFFTQRDRDPQRIPRTITQLYSYYIYSILKNHSREIENPRDVLLRVGQMAFRGVSDKKTVFTDGDLIKYDLQPSQFLSGFLMELLGREDSAQSVVYTFPHLTIQEFVAAVAQFLTLHPEDILKFLTEVHNTTDGRFEVFLRFVAGLSSPVTARGLEEFLGPFPHETTCRVIDWVKEEVKRQSENTTSEAGKRRLLNTFHYLFESQNRELAQTALGSVEELSFSGMTLIPVDCAVLSHVVRLCDTIKRLDLSYCHILCEGIQRLGPWLHKFQVLSLGRNDLGDSGVKLVSAALRNPECKIQTLNLNHVELTDSGAEISPPLSV; encoded by the exons atggatactctgcgggcacaaactgaaacactgagagtcaACACggtcctgatgagggagaaggtgaaggttttccagctggttgttCGATATGCTGAGCTCATCGTCATTTCTGCTGTTCGAGATCGGCGACTGGTTGAACATGAGCTActagcaagaggcagagaccacgagcgttggagagagaaacatctccaTGGAGAGatggaaaaaatccggactgatcagttattccagagcagcttttcccgaagtaaatccaaatctgggagatcagcagcagtggctggagtcgcggggattgggaaaacaacaatggtacaaaagattgtttatgactgggccacggggaaaatattccaacaattccagtttgtctttagtttcaaattccgggatttaaactccattaactgcagaacaaacctgagggaactgattctggatcagtatccttactttgggaatttccTGAGAGATGTCTGGAAGAACCCACAGGGATTGTTGTtcatattcgatggtttggatgaattcaaacacagaatCTATTTTGCAGACAGTTGGAGAGATACAGAACctaagcaccagtgcccagatcccgagtgctGGTGTGCAGTgtcggacattgtgtacagtttaatccagggcaagctgctcccagggtgttcagtgctgttgaccgcccgccccactgcgttacatttattggaaaaggcagatATCAGGGTCTGGGCAGAAATCCTGGGATTTGCTGGTGAGCaatggaaggaatatttcatgaagcattttgaagatcagacggtggcagcagctgttttcaaacacgtgaaggagaacgaaatCCTGTAcgccatgagctacaacccctcctactgctggatcctcgctcttgCACTGGGTcctttcttcacacaaagagacaGGGACCCACAGAGAATTCCCaggaccatcacccaactgtattcctactatatttacagcatcctgaaaaaccacagccgtgagattgagaacccccgtgatgtgttactcagggttggtcagatggccttcagaggagtgtccgataAGAAaactgtgtttacagatggagatttgatcaagtacgatctgcagccttcccagttcctgtctgggttcctgatggagcttttggggagagaggattctgcccagagcgtggtgtacacattcccacacctcaccatccaagagtttgtagctgcagtcgcacagttcctgactctacatcccgaggatatcctgaaattcctcactgaagtccaTAACACGAccgatgggcgatttgaggtatttctccgttttgttgctggtctctcctccccagtgacagctcggggcctggaggagtttctgggtccatttcctcatgaaacaacctgtcgggtgattgactgggtgaaggaggaggttaaacgccagagtgaaAACACGacgagtgaagctggtaaaaggaggctcctgaacacatttcactacctgtttgagtctcagaatcgtgaaCTGGCTCAgaccgcactgggatctgtggaagaactttcattcagtggaatgacactgatcccggttgactgcgcggtcctgtctcatgttgtcagactctgtgatacaataaaacgtCTCGACCTGTCGTACTGCCACATTttgtgtgaaggaatccagcggctgggaccctgGCTGCACAAGTTCCAGGTATTGAG TCTTGGGCggaatgacctgggagattcaggagtgaaactggtgtctgctgCTCTGagaaacccggagtgtaaaatacagacactgaa tCTGAACCATGTCGAACTTACAGATTCTGGTGCTgagatctcgcctccgctctcagtatga